One genomic region from Flammeovirga agarivorans encodes:
- a CDS encoding PAS domain S-box protein, protein MFKPSLLSNIDKDNTIPFLQIQKKDFLLLNENKAAIFLFDITDEHLKYNSFFDLCPIEWKGVFLGSFNELEIGQKVKKELYDQEGNRSTIIIEDAIEGYFIYPDIFEKNQLSHFPQNAIIQLLIKDSRDAIALVSQENKFIDYNSAMVNLLERLVPNEIGLLNQYRALYNRSKRVKTGINSALNGETYTTEVAYYTKDDDSVYVKTIYQPIFNEANQVYACLVRCKDVTARNSVEDMFSLMLNSGNTGYILVDQYSKICKVNKHLADLLQYSQEELIGVSFLEYVHSSIREHVKKEFHQIVSSDLKTSINEKTFLDINRKDGESLLFELDVKRVILGNHSFGMFVTLKNITQKERNSHILREMQRLIKACGWVYDRFSKKMLVTEEVSQVVGVSKEFVEKNPSFLLSMCDNKSRKEAMVILRNAYKKQDDFDLELCIRLKYKGEQWVRLTGRPIIRHNKVVGLYGGLQDISQQKNALTQLKRHEAYMKEIQRVTKVGNWVYEVDEQRYYWSDYLFNMLGAAGTEKQIPSLRHQFKYIYNSYKFPLMEAVKQLSIHHQPIDLDVRCNNCMKEISGIEYLNIQARPIFNKKGKLLRFVGAVTDITDRKLEEESNKSKKIWLKSMINAARDSFIAEYSGRVANYNRGLQKLLGYNNFFDLRGSVIIDFFHKEDQRKVIVYRQQCRRGDISAPQKIEVRMKRRDGVYVNVELSANLAKIKGRLYTIFNAHDISKRKEYEEGLLEKNHELEVTNKELDRFLYSTTHDLKGPITSIKGLLNLANKETADTVKQTYLPMMDKNVDRILDLIKDFGEFLRNNRNKVEPKSVSLKDELKSIIATHQFSMLPQQKLNIEVKMNRGFNTDKNRIRSILTNLFTNSIKYFDVDKENHFLNIKIYPEKKGIMIAFEDNGEGIGKNDQSKVFDMFYRASETGDGTGLGLFIVKEAVEVLKGTISLESIKGKGTVVKVYVPEFI, encoded by the coding sequence CTATCAAATATAGATAAAGACAATACAATCCCTTTTTTACAAATACAAAAAAAGGACTTCTTATTACTAAATGAAAATAAGGCGGCTATCTTTTTGTTTGATATTACGGATGAACACCTAAAATACAATTCATTTTTTGATTTATGTCCCATAGAATGGAAGGGAGTTTTTCTAGGGTCTTTCAATGAATTAGAGATAGGTCAGAAAGTTAAGAAAGAGTTATATGATCAAGAAGGAAATCGATCAACAATTATAATTGAAGATGCGATAGAAGGGTATTTTATTTATCCTGATATTTTTGAAAAGAACCAGTTATCTCATTTTCCTCAAAATGCGATCATTCAATTATTAATCAAAGACTCCAGAGACGCGATAGCATTAGTCAGCCAAGAGAATAAGTTTATCGATTATAATAGTGCTATGGTTAATCTTTTAGAAAGGTTAGTCCCTAATGAAATAGGTTTGCTTAATCAGTACAGAGCATTATACAATCGATCTAAAAGAGTAAAAACAGGAATAAACTCTGCCTTAAATGGAGAAACATATACTACAGAAGTAGCCTATTACACAAAAGATGATGATTCTGTTTATGTAAAAACGATTTATCAGCCCATCTTCAATGAAGCAAATCAAGTATATGCATGTCTAGTAAGATGTAAAGATGTTACTGCTAGAAACTCTGTAGAAGACATGTTTAGTCTAATGCTTAATTCAGGGAATACTGGATATATTTTGGTAGATCAATACTCAAAAATTTGTAAGGTAAATAAGCACTTAGCTGACTTGCTGCAATATTCTCAAGAAGAATTAATTGGGGTTTCATTTCTTGAATATGTCCATTCATCCATAAGAGAACATGTAAAGAAAGAGTTTCATCAAATCGTATCATCAGATTTAAAGACAAGTATTAATGAAAAGACATTCTTAGATATCAATAGAAAGGACGGAGAGTCTTTATTATTTGAATTGGATGTCAAACGAGTAATTCTAGGAAATCATTCATTCGGAATGTTTGTGACACTAAAAAATATTACTCAAAAAGAAAGAAATAGTCATATTCTTAGAGAGATGCAACGCCTAATCAAGGCTTGTGGTTGGGTATATGATCGTTTCTCTAAAAAAATGCTTGTAACAGAGGAGGTTTCTCAAGTAGTAGGGGTATCCAAAGAGTTTGTAGAAAAAAATCCATCTTTCTTGTTATCAATGTGTGATAATAAATCAAGAAAAGAAGCGATGGTAATTCTTAGAAATGCCTATAAGAAACAAGACGATTTTGATTTAGAACTATGTATTAGACTAAAATATAAAGGAGAACAATGGGTGAGACTTACAGGACGACCAATTATTAGACATAATAAGGTAGTTGGTTTGTATGGAGGTTTACAAGATATTTCTCAACAGAAAAATGCCCTAACTCAATTAAAACGACATGAAGCCTACATGAAAGAGATTCAAAGAGTCACTAAAGTAGGTAATTGGGTATATGAAGTAGACGAACAAAGATATTATTGGTCGGACTACTTGTTTAACATGTTAGGAGCAGCCGGTACTGAAAAGCAAATACCTTCATTAAGACATCAATTTAAATACATCTATAATAGCTATAAATTTCCTTTAATGGAGGCTGTTAAACAATTGTCTATTCATCATCAACCTATTGATCTAGATGTAAGGTGTAATAATTGTATGAAGGAAATCTCAGGAATTGAATATTTGAATATTCAAGCTAGACCTATTTTCAACAAAAAAGGAAAACTATTACGCTTTGTAGGAGCCGTTACTGACATTACCGATAGAAAGCTAGAGGAGGAATCTAATAAGAGTAAAAAGATTTGGCTGAAGTCAATGATCAATGCAGCAAGAGATAGTTTTATTGCAGAGTATTCTGGCAGGGTGGCAAATTATAATCGAGGGTTACAAAAACTTCTCGGTTACAATAACTTTTTTGATCTCAGAGGAAGTGTGATCATAGATTTTTTCCATAAAGAAGATCAAAGAAAAGTGATTGTCTACCGACAACAGTGTAGAAGAGGAGATATTTCAGCACCTCAAAAGATAGAGGTGAGAATGAAAAGAAGAGATGGAGTTTACGTAAATGTAGAGTTAAGTGCTAATCTTGCTAAAATCAAAGGGCGTTTATATACTATCTTCAATGCTCATGATATCTCTAAAAGAAAAGAATACGAAGAAGGGCTTCTAGAAAAAAATCATGAACTAGAAGTAACCAATAAAGAACTAGATCGCTTTTTATATAGTACTACTCATGATCTAAAGGGTCCTATTACATCTATTAAAGGCTTGCTGAATCTTGCTAATAAGGAAACTGCCGATACTGTAAAACAAACCTATTTACCTATGATGGATAAAAATGTAGATAGGATTTTAGATCTAATTAAAGATTTTGGTGAGTTTTTAAGAAACAACAGAAATAAAGTTGAACCTAAATCAGTATCACTTAAAGATGAACTGAAATCAATTATTGCAACTCATCAATTTAGTATGTTACCTCAACAGAAGTTAAATATTGAGGTTAAAATGAATAGAGGCTTTAATACAGATAAGAATAGGATAAGGAGTATTCTGACAAACCTATTCACGAATAGTATTAAGTACTTTGATGTAGATAAGGAAAACCATTTCTTAAATATCAAAATATATCCCGAGAAGAAAGGTATTATGATTGCATTTGAAGATAATGGTGAAGGTATTGGAAAAAATGATCAATCAAAGGTGTTTGACATGTTCTATAGAGCAAGTGAAACAGGAGATGGTACAGGTTTGGGTCTTTTTATAGTAAAAGAAGCCGTTGAGGTATTAAAAGGAACGATCTCTTTAGAGTCAATAAAGGGTAAGGGAACGGTAGTTAAAGTATATGTTCCTGAATTTATTTAA